One Mya arenaria isolate MELC-2E11 chromosome 7, ASM2691426v1 genomic window carries:
- the LOC128241387 gene encoding putative nuclease HARBI1 has product MAAVIGCLVNIPRKNREFRVINLNESLNDEDLRRRFRFGRRGIEYLADLLREDLARETDRSCSLAVEEQVCIALRYYASGSFMQVVGDTHGRHKSTVCRVVDKVTKEIVKRHKQYIKWPVDEATKRRVKSEFSNIAGFPGVIGCVDGSHVRLIKPSTDQERGFINRKGFPSINVMAVCDAKGKFTFINAQWPGSAHDSFIFRTSTLGCHMERNHRGLEDGIILGDSGCVANFGHLGGSESSALWVNPIV; this is encoded by the exons ATGGCTGCCGTAATTGGCTGTTTAGTAAATATACCACGGAAAAATAGAGAATTTAGAGtaataaacttaaatgaaaGCCTAAATGATGAAGACTTGAGAAGAAGGTTCAGGTTTGGAAGAAGAGGAATAGAGTATTTGGCCGATTTGCTGAGAGAGGACCTAGCTAGGGAAACAGACAGAAGTTGTAGCCTGGCAGTCGAGGAACAAGTCTGTATAGCGCTGAGGTACTACGCTTCAGGTTCATTTATGCAGGTTGTTGGGGACACACATGGGAGACATAAAAGtactgtttgtagagttgtggaTAAGGTTACCAAAGAGATTGTGAAGCGTCATAAGCAGTACATTAAGTGGCCAGTTGATGAAGCTACCAAGAGACGAGTGAAGTCTGAGTTTAGCAACATAGCTGGATTTCCAGGTGTTATAGGATGTGTTGATGGTAGCCACGTCCGTTTGATCAAGCCATCAACAGACCAAGAGAGAGGTTTTATCAACCGAAAAGGATTCCCGTCCATAAATGTGATGGCAGTGTGTGATGCAAAAG GAAAATTCACATTTATCAATGCGCAATGGCCTGGATCAGCTCACGATAGCTTTATATTTCGAACATCCACACTTGGATGCCACATGGAGAGAAACCACAGGGGTTTGGAAGATGGGATTATTCTTGGAGACAGCGg ATGTGTTGCTAACTTCGGCCATCTTGGAGGAAGTGAATCAAGTGCATTATGGGTCAACCCAATAGTTTAA